The genomic window TCTCGATCGGGGACCTCCTGGCCGTCCGAAGGATCGCGGTGCCCGGCGCCGCGGCACAGATCACGGTGGCGACCGCGATGGGCGCCGGCATGGCCGCCTCCTGGGGCTGGCCGCTCATGGCGGGGCTCATCTTCGGCCTGGCGCTCTCGGTGGCGAGCACGGTCGTGCTGCTGCGGGCCCTCGAGGACCGCCGCCTGCTGCACTCCAGGGACGGGCGGGTCGCGGTCGGCTGGCTCGTCGTCGAGGACCTCGCGATGGTCCTGGCCCTGGTGCTCCTGCCGGCCCTGGCCGGCGGGCCGCCCGAAGGCGGAGGCCCCGACGCATGGGAGCTCTTCCAGGCCGTCGCCTTGACGCTCGCCAAGGTGGCCGCGTTCGTGGCCGTCATGCTCGTGGTCGGCGTCCGGATCTTCCCGTGGATACTGGCCCGGGTGGAGGGCCTGAGATCGCGGGAGCTGTTCACGCTGGCGGTGATCGCACTGTCGCTGGGTGTGGCCTTCGTCGCGGCGAGGGTCTTCGGCGTCTCCTTCGCGCTCGGGGCCTTCTTCGCCGGGGTGGTCATCAATGAGTCGGAGTTGAGCCGCCGGGCGGCGAGGGACCTCCAGCCGCTCCAGGATGCATTCGCCGCGCTCTTCTTCGTCTCCGTGGGCATGCTGTTCGACCCATCGGTCCTGACCCAGCACCCGCTTTCCTTGCTGGCGGTCGTGGCGATCATCACCGTGGGCAAGTCCCTGGCCGCCATGGGCATCGTCCTGGCCCTGGGCGAACCGCTCAGCACGGCGATGACGGTCTCCGCCTCGCTGGCCCAGATCGGCGAGTTCTCATTCATCCTGGCGAGCCTGGGTCTGTCCCTGAAGATCGTCCCCCCGGAGGGCCAGAGCCTCATCGTGGCCGGAGCGTTGGTCTCGATCGTCCTCAACCCCCTGGCATTCGCCGCGGTCCGGCCCTGGATGCAGGCACAACCTCAGGACCCCGAACCGCCGCCGGCGGCCCAGGGTCATTGATCGAGGAGGACGGCGGCCGCAAGGTCCCTCCCCGCCGTGCCATGGGTTGGAATTGACCGCATCGGGCGGATCCATACAATTGGCTCCGCATTCCCCAGATTTCCCATCGTGCAAGACCAAGGCGGAGTGATGGCGGAAGAGTCGCGAGAGAGCCTGGAAGCCGTCCGGCTGGAGAAGTTGCGTCGAATCGCGGCGCTCGGGATCGATCCCTGGGGCCAGCGTTTCGACGACCACCAGGCCATCGCCGCGGTGCGCGCATTGCCGCTGCCGGAGGTCGTAGAGGGGGCCGAGCCGGAGGCCGGGCCCAAGGTCCGGATCGCCGGCCGGATCATGCTCCGCCGGGGACAGGGGAAGGTCGTCTTCCTGGACGTCCGCGACTGGACCGAGCGGATCCAGGTGTTCGTCGGCAAGAAGCAGGTGGGCGACGCCGCATGGGCGCTCGTGGACCTGCTGGACCTGGGCGACATCGTCGGCGTGGACGGCCACCTCGGGCGGACAAAGACGGGCGAGCTGACCGTCTTCGCGGAGGGGCTGACGTTCCTGTCCAAGAGCCTCCTGCCGCCGCCGGAGAAGTGGCACGGGCTCACCGACCTGGAGCAGCGCTACCGCCGGCGCTACGTGGACCTGTTCACGAATCCGGAATCGCTCCAGACCTTCCTGGGCCGCTCCAAGATCATCTCGGCCTTCCGACGGATCATGGGTGAGAAGGGCTTCGCCGAGGTCGAGACGCCCACGATGCAGGCCATCGCCGGCGGTGCGGCGGCCCGCCCGTTCGTGACCCATCACAACGCGCTCGACATCGACCTGTTCCTGCGGATCGCCCCCGAACTGTACCTGAAGCGGCTGCTGGTCGGCGGCATGGAGCGGGTCTTCGAGATCGGCCGCGTCTACCGGAACGAGGGCATCAGCCCTAAGCATAATCCCGAATTCACGATGCTGGAGGCCTACCAGGCCTACGGCGACTACCACTCCATGATGGACCTCACCGAGTCCTTGATCTGCGGCTCGATCGAGGCCATCGGCGGCGGATACCGGCGCCCATGGGGCGAGACCACCATCGACTTCACGCCCCCCTGGCCGAGGCGGACGTATGCCGAATTGCTGGCCGAGCACGCGGGCGTGGACCCGGCGGACTTCGCCACGATCAAGGCGAAGGCCGAGGAGGTCGGGCTGTCGACCGCCGGCAAGGACCCGGATGTCGTCACGAGCGAGTTGTTCGAGGAGGTCGTCGAGGACCGCCTGAAGGGCCCGGTCTTCGTCATCGACTACCCGGCGGCGATCTGCCCGCTGACGAAGCGGAAGGCGTCCAATCCGGCCGTGGCCGAGCGATTCGAGCTGTTCGTCGAGGGCATGGAGCTGGCGAACGCCTACACCGAGCTGAACGACCCGATGCTCCAGGAGGAGCTCTTCAAGAGCCAGCTCGCGGGCCTGCCGGCGGAGGAGTCCATGGCCAAGATGGACGACGACTTCGTCCGGGCCCTCAAGCACGCCATGCCCCCGGCCGGCGGCCTCGGCATCGGCATCGACCGGCTCTGCATGATCCTGATGAACCGCCAGAGCATCCGCGACGTGATCCTGTTCCCGCTCATGCGTCCCGCAGCCTCCGGCGGACCGGCGCCGGGCGAGGCCGGCGCGGCGCCGCCGGCCTGATCCCGGAACAAACCGCGGGCGAAGGATCGCCCGATGGCCCCACGGAAGGAGTCGCCGAGGTGTACAAGTACCTGCTCTGCTGGCGGTATCTCCGCACGCGATACATCGCCCTGGCCAGCATCATCAGCGTCATGCTGGGCGTGGCCACGATGATCGTCGTCAACTCGGTGATGGCCGGGTTCGCGGACAAGATGCGCGACCGCCTCCACGGCGTGCTCGCGGACATCGTGGTCGAGTCCAACTCGATCAATGACGGCTTCGACCGCTACGAGGACGTGATGGCCCGTCTCGAGGAGGTCGCCGGCGGGGACATCGTCGCCATGGCCGCCACGATGGAGACCCCCGGCATCCTCCGCTATCGCGTCGGCTCCGTCCACAATGAGCGCCCGGTGCAGATCCACGGTGTCCGCCCCCTCGAGCGGGCCAAGACGGGGGATTTCGCGGAGTTCCTGTTCGATGAGAAGGGCAACCGGGTGCCCCCCTCGTTCGACGTCCCCGAGAAGTATCGGGAGAATTCGCCCGCGGGGGCCCAGCTCAAGGAGATGGAGGGGGACGAGGACGACGAGCTTTCTCGGGCCGTCCGCGAGACGCTCCGCCAGCACGCCCTGGAGCAGGTCCCCGAGCACGGGGCGATCATCGGCTATGCCCTGGCGACCTACCACCCCGGCAACGGCCAGCCCGACATCTTCATGGCCCGCCAGGGCTCGAAGGTGAGCCTGGCCTTCCCCAAGGCCGGCACCAAGCCCGAGGCGGGGCTCGACGAGTTCACGGTCGTCGGCTACTTCAAGAGCGGCATGAGCGAGTACGACTCCACGCACGTCTACGTGCCGCTGGAGCGGCTCCAGTACCTGCGGCTCCTCAGCGGCGGGCCCGACGACAAGGGGAAGGTCAACCAGATCCAGCTCAAGGTCCGCCCCGGCGTGAACCTGGACGCGCTGGCCGAGCGGCTCCAGCTCTCCCTGGAGAAGATCCACCCGATGTACTTCCACGTCTGGACCTGGGAGCAGAAGCAGGGGCCTCTCCTGGGCGCCGTGGCGATCGAGCAGAGCATCCTCAACATCCTCCTGTTCATGATCATCGCC from Aquisphaera giovannonii includes these protein-coding regions:
- the lysS gene encoding lysine--tRNA ligase, producing the protein MAEESRESLEAVRLEKLRRIAALGIDPWGQRFDDHQAIAAVRALPLPEVVEGAEPEAGPKVRIAGRIMLRRGQGKVVFLDVRDWTERIQVFVGKKQVGDAAWALVDLLDLGDIVGVDGHLGRTKTGELTVFAEGLTFLSKSLLPPPEKWHGLTDLEQRYRRRYVDLFTNPESLQTFLGRSKIISAFRRIMGEKGFAEVETPTMQAIAGGAAARPFVTHHNALDIDLFLRIAPELYLKRLLVGGMERVFEIGRVYRNEGISPKHNPEFTMLEAYQAYGDYHSMMDLTESLICGSIEAIGGGYRRPWGETTIDFTPPWPRRTYAELLAEHAGVDPADFATIKAKAEEVGLSTAGKDPDVVTSELFEEVVEDRLKGPVFVIDYPAAICPLTKRKASNPAVAERFELFVEGMELANAYTELNDPMLQEELFKSQLAGLPAEESMAKMDDDFVRALKHAMPPAGGLGIGIDRLCMILMNRQSIRDVILFPLMRPAASGGPAPGEAGAAPPA
- a CDS encoding ABC transporter permease, giving the protein MYKYLLCWRYLRTRYIALASIISVMLGVATMIVVNSVMAGFADKMRDRLHGVLADIVVESNSINDGFDRYEDVMARLEEVAGGDIVAMAATMETPGILRYRVGSVHNERPVQIHGVRPLERAKTGDFAEFLFDEKGNRVPPSFDVPEKYRENSPAGAQLKEMEGDEDDELSRAVRETLRQHALEQVPEHGAIIGYALATYHPGNGQPDIFMARQGSKVSLAFPKAGTKPEAGLDEFTVVGYFKSGMSEYDSTHVYVPLERLQYLRLLSGGPDDKGKVNQIQLKVRPGVNLDALAERLQLSLEKIHPMYFHVWTWEQKQGPLLGAVAIEQSILNILLFMIIAVAGFGILAIFSMIVVEKTRDIGVMKALGASTAGIRGIFLGYGLLLGAVGSGVGMVGGLLFVRYINEIEKVLSRILQHKVFDDTIYYFDKIPTLVDPHTVIAIVVGALSIAVLASIWPAQRAAKLHPVKALRFE